One Halarcobacter ebronensis genomic window carries:
- a CDS encoding leucyl aminopeptidase produces MKVSLIENDFKNVESELEIFIVDDIENSSDKDILESIGFEEKDESLALLPEIGRIYVGCEDENYESIAIAISTAIRKFKTTKFETAKIELKDMNLKALVEGALLGEYEFTQYKSEKKKSKKQELLICVPKITPEIKKSFEESKIISKAVNKTRDIVNTTPADCYPKIMAQTAKKIAKDNNLECEVFGEKYLAENGMNAMLSVGRASVHESKLIHLSYKPENAKKKVVLVGKGLTYDSGGLSLKPADYMVTMKSDKSGASAVLGIMSAVSKLNLPIEIHGIIGAVENMIGGDAYKPDDVLVARNGKTIEVRNTDAEGRLVLADCLCYAQDEIEDIDYIFDFATLTGACVVGVGEYTIGIMGNNTVLKREVVSNTLEAGEYATTLPFNRFLRKTIKSEIADICNVANTRYGGAITAGLFLDNFINEENKDKWVHFDIAGPAYVEKAWGYNPHGASGAGVRATLQFLKTIE; encoded by the coding sequence TTGAAAGTTAGTTTAATTGAAAATGATTTTAAAAATGTAGAATCAGAATTAGAGATTTTTATAGTTGATGATATTGAAAATAGTAGTGATAAAGATATTTTAGAAAGTATTGGTTTTGAAGAGAAAGATGAATCTCTTGCACTTCTTCCTGAAATAGGAAGAATCTATGTTGGTTGTGAAGATGAAAATTATGAAAGTATAGCCATTGCAATTTCAACGGCAATTAGAAAATTCAAAACTACAAAATTTGAAACAGCAAAGATTGAGTTAAAAGATATGAACTTAAAAGCACTTGTTGAGGGTGCTCTTTTAGGAGAATATGAGTTTACCCAATATAAATCAGAGAAGAAAAAAAGTAAAAAGCAAGAGCTTTTAATTTGTGTTCCAAAAATTACACCTGAGATTAAAAAAAGCTTTGAAGAGTCAAAAATTATCTCAAAAGCAGTTAATAAAACAAGAGATATTGTAAATACAACTCCTGCTGATTGTTATCCAAAAATTATGGCTCAAACTGCTAAAAAAATTGCTAAAGACAATAATTTAGAGTGTGAAGTTTTTGGAGAGAAATATCTTGCAGAAAATGGAATGAATGCAATGCTAAGTGTAGGTAGAGCTTCTGTTCATGAATCAAAACTAATCCATTTAAGTTATAAACCAGAAAATGCTAAGAAAAAAGTTGTATTAGTTGGAAAAGGTTTAACTTATGATTCAGGTGGGCTTTCACTTAAACCAGCTGATTATATGGTAACAATGAAGAGTGATAAAAGTGGAGCTTCGGCGGTATTAGGAATAATGAGTGCTGTTTCTAAACTAAATCTTCCAATTGAAATTCATGGAATTATTGGTGCTGTTGAGAATATGATAGGTGGAGATGCCTATAAGCCAGATGATGTTTTAGTAGCAAGAAATGGTAAAACAATAGAGGTTAGAAATACTGATGCTGAAGGAAGACTTGTTCTTGCAGATTGTCTTTGTTATGCTCAAGATGAGATTGAAGATATTGATTATATCTTTGATTTTGCTACTTTAACAGGTGCTTGTGTTGTTGGAGTTGGTGAATATACTATTGGAATTATGGGAAATAATACAGTTTTAAAAAGAGAAGTTGTATCAAACACTTTAGAAGCAGGGGAGTATGCAACTACACTTCCTTTTAATAGATTTTTGAGAAAAACAATTAAATCTGAAATTGCAGATATTTGCAATGTGGCAAATACAAGATATGGTGGAGCAATCACAGCAGGACTATTTTTGGATAATTTTATAAATGAAGAGAATAAAGATAAATGGGTTCACTTTGATATAGCTGGACCTGCATATGTGGAAAAAGCTTGGGGATATAATCCTCATGGAGCAAGTGGAGCTGGAGTTAGAGCAACTTTACAGTTTCTAAAAACAATTGAATAA
- a CDS encoding bifunctional heptose 7-phosphate kinase/heptose 1-phosphate adenyltransferase — MIKMDKKAKVLVIGDLMIDSYLIGHCDRIALDAPVAIVDVKEEKDVLGGAGNVIRNLASLGAKVSVMSVVGSDDNAKLLKHMLDEVETKSFLLEQKGRKTSKKTRIMTANQQIFRFDHESRNNISFDNVKKLYEKLQEKINAYDVILLADYGKGVLTKDFTQKIISYANKNNVKTVVDPFGTDYSKYQGAYLIIPNKTEAITATGIEIENSDDLLEALKEIKNKFETKEAIITLSEQGVALLKDDKLSVLPTVPLEVYDVTGVGDTLLASIGFALALDNDIVASLEFANLATGVVLRKAGTATVSLAEIESDQVDLDKKIIETHLSCQLK; from the coding sequence ATGATTAAAATGGATAAAAAAGCAAAAGTTTTAGTTATCGGTGATTTGATGATTGACTCTTATTTGATTGGACATTGTGACAGGATAGCACTTGATGCACCTGTTGCAATTGTTGATGTAAAAGAGGAAAAAGATGTTTTAGGTGGAGCTGGAAATGTTATTAGAAATCTAGCTTCACTTGGAGCAAAAGTGAGTGTAATGTCTGTTGTGGGAAGTGATGATAATGCAAAACTTTTAAAACATATGTTAGATGAAGTGGAAACAAAATCTTTTCTTTTGGAACAAAAAGGGAGAAAAACTTCTAAAAAAACAAGAATTATGACTGCAAATCAACAAATATTTAGATTTGATCATGAAAGCAGAAATAATATCTCTTTTGATAACGTTAAAAAACTTTATGAAAAACTTCAAGAGAAAATAAACGCTTATGATGTTATTTTACTTGCAGATTATGGGAAAGGTGTTTTAACAAAAGATTTTACACAAAAAATTATCTCTTATGCAAATAAAAATAATGTTAAAACTGTAGTTGATCCATTTGGAACAGATTATAGTAAATATCAAGGTGCCTATTTAATTATTCCAAATAAAACTGAAGCAATAACTGCAACTGGAATAGAGATAGAAAATAGTGATGATTTGCTTGAAGCACTAAAAGAGATAAAAAATAAATTTGAAACCAAAGAGGCAATTATTACTTTATCAGAACAAGGTGTAGCTTTATTAAAAGATGATAAGTTATCAGTTCTTCCAACTGTACCTTTAGAAGTATATGATGTAACAGGTGTGGGAGATACTCTTTTAGCATCAATTGGTTTTGCCCTTGCCCTTGATAATGATATTGTTGCTTCTTTAGAGTTTGCAAATCTTGCAACTGGAGTTGTATTAAGAAAAGCAGGAACTGCAACAGTATCACTTGCTGAGATTGAATCAGACCAAGTGGATTTAGATAAAAAAATTATTGAGACACATTTAAGTTGTCAATTAAAATAA
- the ychF gene encoding redox-regulated ATPase YchF, with amino-acid sequence MGLGVGIVGLPNVGKSTTFNALTKAQNAEAQNYPFCTIEPNKAVVPVPDKRLDALAKIVNPNKIQHSTIDFVDIAGLVRGASKGEGLGNQFLSNIREVEVILHMVRCFEDGNITHVEGDVNPIRDIEIIETELIYADISQLEKKIDKLKKQSKGSKEAASMLVVAEAVYKHIDELKPVKTFEDKDSEQFILLDKELRFLSNKDVIYGANVDEDSLANGGNEYVETVRTYAQEVGADVIMLCAKIEEELVGLEDEEAKEFLTDLGVQESGLEQIIQKAFDKLGLQSYFTAGKIEVRAWTIRKGTKAPQAAAVIHNDFEKGFIKAEVISYEDYVNFGGETKCKEAGKLRLEGKEYIVQDGDVMHFRFNT; translated from the coding sequence ATGGGATTAGGTGTAGGAATAGTAGGTCTTCCAAACGTAGGTAAATCAACAACTTTTAATGCTTTAACAAAAGCACAAAATGCAGAGGCGCAAAACTATCCATTTTGTACAATTGAACCAAACAAAGCAGTTGTGCCTGTACCAGATAAAAGACTTGATGCATTAGCAAAAATTGTAAATCCTAATAAGATTCAACATTCAACTATTGATTTTGTTGATATTGCAGGACTTGTTAGAGGAGCCTCAAAAGGTGAAGGTCTTGGAAATCAATTTCTTTCAAATATTAGAGAAGTTGAAGTTATTTTGCATATGGTAAGATGTTTTGAAGATGGTAATATTACTCACGTTGAAGGTGATGTTAATCCTATTAGAGATATTGAAATTATAGAAACTGAACTTATTTATGCAGATATTTCTCAATTGGAAAAAAAGATTGATAAACTGAAAAAACAATCAAAAGGTTCAAAAGAAGCAGCTTCAATGTTAGTTGTAGCAGAAGCTGTATATAAACATATTGATGAACTTAAACCTGTAAAAACTTTTGAAGATAAAGATAGTGAGCAGTTTATCCTTTTAGATAAAGAACTTAGATTTTTATCTAATAAAGATGTAATTTATGGGGCAAATGTTGATGAAGATTCATTGGCAAATGGCGGTAATGAGTATGTTGAAACAGTAAGAACATATGCGCAAGAAGTTGGTGCAGATGTTATTATGCTTTGTGCAAAAATCGAAGAAGAGTTAGTGGGACTTGAAGATGAAGAGGCAAAAGAGTTTTTGACTGATTTAGGTGTTCAAGAGTCAGGTTTGGAACAAATTATTCAAAAAGCATTTGACAAACTTGGACTTCAATCATACTTTACAGCAGGTAAAATAGAAGTTAGAGCTTGGACTATTAGAAAAGGGACAAAAGCTCCACAAGCAGCAGCAGTTATCCATAATGATTTTGAAAAAGGTTTTATCAAAGCTGAAGTTATTTCATATGAAGATTATGTAAATTTTGGTGGTGAAACTAAATGTAAAGAGGCTGGGAAATTGAGACTTGAAGGTAAAGAATACATTGTTCAAGATGGCGATGTAATGCACTTTAGATTCAATACTTGA